From Lolium perenne isolate Kyuss_39 chromosome 5, Kyuss_2.0, whole genome shotgun sequence, a single genomic window includes:
- the LOC127303322 gene encoding uncharacterized mitochondrial protein AtMg00810-like, with product MINCKPAATPVDTKSKLSATDGSLATDASSYRSIVGALQYLTLTRPELQYVVQQVCLHMHAPRDPHWAAVKRILRYIRGTMDFGLSLHASTATDIVAYSDADWAGCPDTRRSTSGYCVYFGPSLISWSSKRQPTVSRSSAEAEYRAVANAVAKVSWLRQLLVELSCPIAKATVVY from the coding sequence ATGATTAATTGCAAACCCGCGGCCACGCCAGTCGACACGAAGTCCAAGCTCTCCGCCACAGACGGTTCCTTGGCCACGGACGCGTCCTCTTACcgctccatcgtcggtgcccTGCAGTACCTCACCTTGACCCGCCCCGAGCTGCAGTATGTTGTTCAGCAGGTGTGCCTTCACATGCACGCTCCGCGAGATCCTCATTGGGCTGCGGTCAAGCGGATTCTCCGCTACATTCGTGGTACCATGGACTTCGGTCTCTCGCTCCACGCCTCCACCGCCACGGACAtcgtcgcctactcggacgcCGATTGGGCCGGCTGCCCCGACACGCGTCGCTCCACGTCTGGCTACTGCGTCTACTTCGGCCCTTCGCTCATCTCCTGGTCGTCTAAGCGACAGCCCACGGTATCTCGCTCCAGCGCCGAAGCAGAGTACCGGGCTGTTGCTAACGCGGTTGCCAAGGTCTCCTGGCTGCGGCAACTCCTCGTTGAGCTCTCATGTCCTATCGCCAAAGCCACCGTGGtctactga